The DNA segment AATTGTGTTCTATTTCAGCATTTCATGTTTAAATCTGATacctaattttattatataccatATCTTTTTCCAGTTTAATTCACAATTATAATCGAATATGAAAATGCTAATCACAATACAATATGTGGTTTACTGATTCTTTTACAAAATCGTGTGAGACCAATGGAAATATAGTCTTTATACTGTATGTAAGCATTTGAACAATGTAGTTCGAAACATATCAAGCTATATAAGAGTAGTTGACATAATAAAAAATGGAGTTGGTTATTACACATGTGCCATATTCTTGGATTTGATAGAAGACAGAAACGAAGTAAACAACAAAACTGTATACAACATGTATAAATTCCATACATTAAAACAAATCATCAATTCAGGGATCCCACTCAATCCGAAAAATGTAATTCACGTCTCTTTCATggtattttttacagtaaaaaatggtaattttatcGGGGTTTTTGGGTTgcttttataaaacaacattacaaataaaaatagaaaaaagatgGTGTTGGGATGGGGACAAATCGGAGGCGTTGACTACGACTCAAGACGCAGTGAgatggaaaaattatttaaaaacaccaaaaaaacgaatcCATTTTAAGGCTTCGACATGTGTCCCAACAGTATGGGTTGctaaaattatgaacaaaaaagGGAATAAAATTTGCCACTTGTGGCATACCCGAGCGTCTATTACTATTAATCAGATTTCATAAgagtttacaaaacaaattaataacgcctgaaattattaaacttagaactctcaattttataagaaatgctgtacctgaatattttataaactgtcaTTATTCTATGAAAAATGAGGAGACAAAGTGGAGAAAACTTAAATTAGGACCCAGAAAACTGTTTGCTAAATTTGATTAGGTACACTATTAAATCATGCAATGGCAGAATCACTGGCTATTAGGGCTTGAGCCTTATTATTTGACATTTCGTGCATAAGAGTCCTGTAAACTGGTGCCCTACAACATAGTCGTGCTGCAGACAAGTTGTAGaaattttcacaataaataaaaaattaaatacacaccGCATATTCACGGTTCATCATGGTAAACAAAATTCACATCGTTCTCACTGTTCTCTAGGTTGAGTGAAGACCCAGGATTATTGACAACAATCACACAACACCAGTTACCGTactggataaaatattttaattaaattgactaAAACAAggattttctaaaaatttcataaattaaaaggacaaaataaaccaattgagaAATGTACAAATTCAAATCAAGAGTGCTAGAAAtccattttttcatttttcaattttatttaaattctccgTATTTACAAGTAGACCTGAATAGGAAAGGAAGGAGAGGAAATGATTGTTAGGCTGAGCACGGTTTCCTATCAAGTCATTCAATTCCAACTCCACACATGCACTACCAACCTCTGCAGCTCAGGACATAAACACTAGACTCACTTGATGCACATATCTGTAAGCGCTATCATGGCATTCACTTTGTGATCTCTGTATGTGGGGTCTCACTGATCAGGTTGCCGAACAGATGTCACTAACACCTTGGCCGTGTGAACCTTACCTGCAGGCACCAGATTTCCCCAGGCTTGATCACTGCAACCGCCTGCACACACCGGCCGCACTCACCGAGCCCCTTCCACATCCAACCGCTTTCTCTGTCATCATAAATAGACAAATGATATTAGTGTGTTATCTTCATAATCATAATTCATATCATAATATccaatgtaaaaacttttagCTTGATAgctacaatagttttttttagaaactaAAACCCTCAATGTAAAATAGTCCAAGTATTTGGAAATCACAAACTGAAACTCAAGTCCACACTATAACCGACATACAAACTTTAACACAATTAAGAATACCTCTATGGCAGTATTTTTTGTGCTCTTTATCCctattttcattacaatttccCTCTAGTTACTGTCCTTCTTGTTTCCtcctcatttatttattttcagctttTTTTCATCACAGTTGCATTAAGTCATTGGAGGGTAGAAAAACATAAACTATTCCTTAAGTGATTATTAGTTGTTTTAAGGAAAcctttacaattttacagtattgaAACTCATGCTCGGATTTTGGATCTTTACTGTGACGTCAACAACCGAGTAAGGAAATGCCAGTTAAGTAGAGATTATCCTTAACAATGTAAGAGATTTCCTTGTCagttaaatgaataatataaaaataaaaaagcatcaTCGTttatctgacgtttccgttatcaacGGTcggtcgtacacagcctccttcCACTTTTGTCTGTCCATTTCAGGTCACCTCTTCCTCCAGCTGCCactttctgtagtccccttctctctatgtctttccacacttggtcctcccatcttcctcttcGTCgatcctcttggtcttcttcctctttcatCCTTCTCCAGTGCGTATtcctaggcattctattatctcccatgcCTCTCAACATGGCCCATCCAACTGTAATTCTTcctctttccattgtctcttgcagtgaaactaccttcaatctttcccccccccccccccccccccctctggttatttcgttcctctattctatctcttcttgtagtcttcacTTATCCCTCTTAAAAATTCCTCATTTCTGTAGCTTTTGCAATctgctttaaaaacattttttagtccacgtccacgtctctatctgctccatataataaaaatgctttgaaaataagatttaaacatcaaatacatttgaTTCGTTCCCAATGTTCCTACTCCCACACAATCATCTTCACCATAtagaaaaactttccactcttccatattctgtttcctaatCTCTTTCTcctattgtgcccctatctgtcaAGATACTTCCTCGAAATAACAGAAattcttcaccttttcaagtctttttccccTTCAACTAACAAGTCttttgttatttccttcccttcCTTCTCCTACTTTCAATTaacttaacatttttgttatgttCATCCTCTAAACCATGACTTCTtattcttcgccacttttgcccaattgttcaactctcgttctaaactcttcttccctattttcccatatcagtatgtcatccgcatatgctatcgTCTTAAGTACTTCTGCCTCCTTCCTCTGTATCCTTGTACTTCTTAGAATAATTTaatccattattaaaaatattgaaaagaaaaggtgacaatatgctttcGCCTGGCCTTAACTCCTCTCTCTtctgtttttaaaagtttgccCCGTATATTTTCCTTCACTTCTCAACCCtggtttttacatatgccgtacaggttcttttaTTCTtactactattccctcacgcaatcctcccTCTCTTTCTCATAACTTCTCACTGCGCTCCTCCATATCCTTGTCTCTCATTACCATTATCATATgccttcttaaaattaaaaataataccatCTCTAAATGTGTGGATTCGTACAGTAACAGATAGAAAGTAAAAGATTTTGCAACagaatcaataacaataaaaatcaaaacactCTACTACCTATACAAACTATATCTAGATAATCACCTCTAAAACAATTGACTGTTTGGCATATAACGAACCTGTATCATCTTTGTCACATTCATCACTACAACCCGTGAGCAGGTTTTGTATCAGCAGCAGAGACGAGTGTTTGAGTCTTGCAGGACAGATCTGTGCCGCGTCCCCCACCGTGAAGATATACTGACACAGCCTTTGCTCATCTTCCACAACTGTTGGGCTGTCAGCTCCGATCACCTTCTCCAGGCGGGACTCGCATATCTGTAACAGATGAGCAGGCTGTTCGTAACACACTTTTCTACTGATGAACATCTACAACAAgtctatttttaaagaaaatccaGAAGATTATTTTCTATACACTGAAATATAAACAATGCTGTGAATACGACAGAAAGTTAACTTTTATTTCACCAAAGTTTTAGCATGAGAGTTTTGATAGAATAGGAAACACAGTTATGGGTAATTAGCAGAAAAAAACTGGTACAACATGCATAActcaacaaaacaatattttcacaaCCATAAAGCCCcaagtattgtttatttgttagttttaaacgCCAAAACATACAGatagactataaataattatataaacgtaTAAGTAAGAAGTGATTCGTATCCTTCAATGCTGACAGACAGAATCCACCGCCATATTTAGGATCGAAGAGGGGAAATTGGTGCTGACCTGCATTGTACACCACGGAAATGTCAGGACAAACTAACCAATTTCTGAGGAGTGCTTGGGGTTAACACACAACATTATATCTGCACAATCTATACATGTTACCAGCTCTTTAATAATTCTAGAGAgggataaacattaaa comes from the Homalodisca vitripennis isolate AUS2020 unplaced genomic scaffold, UT_GWSS_2.1 ScUCBcl_10257;HRSCAF=19050, whole genome shotgun sequence genome and includes:
- the LOC124374809 gene encoding condensin-2 complex subunit D3-like, giving the protein MDICQLITETHADSPEQARDRIIEWAGNLISICESRLEKVIGADSPTVVEDEQRLCQYIFTVGDAAQICPARLKHSSLLLIQNLLTGCSDECDKDDTVWT